The Paucidesulfovibrio gracilis DSM 16080 genome window below encodes:
- a CDS encoding DUF6694 family lipoprotein: protein MKRFPLIALLLAGLFLAACSGAPTLDASSDEALNASLTAMAEELSTEKKEQLAGSMLLLGMKGAFSGKEGAAVFAEYDGWTAEELVAEGRKLAAQSKE from the coding sequence ATGAAACGTTTTCCGCTGATCGCGCTGTTGCTTGCCGGTCTTTTCCTTGCGGCTTGTTCGGGCGCGCCCACGCTTGACGCGTCTTCGGACGAGGCGCTCAATGCGTCGCTGACAGCCATGGCTGAGGAGCTGTCCACCGAGAAAAAGGAACAGCTGGCGGGGTCCATGTTGCTCTTGGGTATGAAGGGCGCTTTTTCCGGCAAGGAAGGGGCTGCCGTGTTTGCGGAGTATGATGGATGGACCGCGGAGGAGCTTGTGGCGGAAGGTCGCAAGCTGGCGGCGCAATCCAAAGAATAG
- a CDS encoding IclR family transcriptional regulator has protein sequence MSNLINSVERALDVLLYLNRADGPVGVSQISKDMGMHKSTVFRTLATLESRRFVFQNPDSGKYSLGVSLYSMSNKIQFYDVFKPFARQLGEEFKEAVNVSVLESTAEGVFRSTIVVKEDSKDNVLSVSPTIGTSMDCYCSSVGKCLLAFSPDVPVESLKKYSFARYTHKTIAGPEELAEELARVRAIGFAVDDEEQEIGLTCVGVPIFDPSGQAVAAMSISGPTPRMQAHDTEKLAQRLREVAAEITTLL, from the coding sequence TTGTCGAATCTCATCAATTCCGTGGAGCGCGCCCTGGATGTGTTGCTCTACCTCAACCGTGCGGACGGCCCGGTGGGGGTGTCGCAGATCAGCAAGGACATGGGCATGCACAAGAGCACCGTGTTCCGTACCCTGGCCACCTTGGAAAGTCGGCGGTTCGTGTTCCAGAATCCGGATTCCGGTAAATATTCCCTGGGTGTGAGCCTCTATTCCATGTCCAACAAAATTCAGTTCTACGATGTGTTCAAGCCGTTTGCCCGGCAGCTGGGCGAGGAATTCAAGGAGGCGGTCAACGTCTCGGTTCTCGAATCCACGGCCGAAGGCGTGTTTCGCAGCACCATCGTGGTCAAGGAGGACAGCAAGGACAATGTATTATCCGTCAGCCCAACGATCGGGACGAGCATGGATTGTTATTGTTCGTCCGTGGGAAAGTGCCTGCTCGCCTTTTCCCCCGACGTCCCGGTGGAGTCACTCAAGAAGTATTCGTTCGCTCGGTATACGCACAAGACCATAGCCGGTCCCGAGGAATTGGCCGAGGAACTGGCCCGTGTGCGCGCCATCGGGTTTGCCGTGGATGACGAGGAGCAGGAGATCGGCCTTACCTGCGTGGGCGTGCCGATTTTCGATCCGTCAGGACAGGCTGTGGCGGCCATGAGTATTTCCGGTCCCACGCCGCGCATGCAGGCCCACGATACCGAGAAACTGGCCCAGCGCCTGCGCGAAGTGGCCGCGGAAATCACCACATTGCTGTAA
- a CDS encoding BCCT family transporter: MREYVLSIFGLHADFGEEAVERRGLNHRIFWIPFLLITASIAVALLVPETFEKVVSVGQTYILDHFSWLFSSTGLFCLILVTVAYFSKFGNVVIGGKDAKPMLSRWQWFSITLCTTIAINILFWPIVEPLQDMLAPPAAMGLEPNSHGAAKFSLSSMYMNWGLIPYAINALPALVFAVCYYNLKRPFSLGSILYPILGSRANRGVGSVVDVISLYALALGMGTSLGTGVLMLARGLSRVLPGLQNTPGLWAFLLSTVVAICIMTSVSGVLRGMRMASEFNAKLFLLLIIFAFMAGPTVFILDLSTEAFGSFVDNFFARSLFTDAFRVDSWPQQWTVFSFANYMIWAPISALFLGRISRGYTVRQFLSTNVILPVTFVFIHSSVFSGTAIWQQIVGGVDLQASIATGIDEAVYILLENLPLGGLVVPLFLFIVLVSFVTAADSSTNAMASLTTTNLTEDNQEAPVFLKVAWGAIIGALAFIMLVFSGLDGMKTLTYLGGTPITLVIIGAAFSLARLIRTGDRYNNV, translated from the coding sequence ATGAGGGAGTATGTTTTGAGTATCTTCGGCCTACATGCGGACTTTGGGGAAGAAGCCGTGGAGCGTCGTGGTCTGAATCACAGAATATTCTGGATTCCGTTTTTGTTGATCACCGCGTCCATTGCCGTGGCCTTGCTGGTTCCGGAAACCTTTGAAAAAGTGGTTTCCGTTGGACAGACGTACATTCTGGACCATTTCAGCTGGCTGTTTTCCTCAACCGGGCTGTTTTGTCTGATCCTGGTGACCGTTGCCTATTTTTCCAAGTTCGGCAACGTGGTCATCGGCGGAAAGGATGCCAAGCCCATGCTCAGCCGCTGGCAGTGGTTCTCCATCACCCTGTGTACCACCATCGCAATCAACATTCTTTTTTGGCCTATTGTTGAGCCTCTGCAAGACATGCTGGCACCGCCGGCTGCTATGGGCTTAGAACCGAACTCACACGGAGCTGCGAAATTTTCGCTCTCCTCCATGTACATGAACTGGGGATTGATTCCCTATGCGATCAACGCGCTTCCGGCCCTGGTGTTTGCGGTCTGCTACTACAACTTGAAGCGGCCCTTCAGCCTCGGCTCCATTCTCTACCCCATTCTCGGCAGTCGGGCCAATCGCGGGGTCGGGAGCGTGGTTGACGTGATTTCATTGTACGCTTTGGCCCTGGGCATGGGTACGTCCCTTGGTACGGGCGTGCTCATGCTCGCCAGGGGGCTTTCCCGGGTGCTGCCCGGTTTGCAAAACACGCCGGGGCTTTGGGCCTTTTTGCTCAGCACGGTGGTGGCCATCTGCATCATGACCTCGGTGAGCGGGGTGCTGCGCGGCATGCGCATGGCCTCGGAATTTAACGCCAAGCTGTTTTTACTGTTGATCATTTTCGCATTCATGGCCGGTCCCACGGTGTTCATCCTGGACTTGAGCACCGAGGCGTTCGGCTCCTTTGTGGATAACTTCTTTGCCCGGTCCCTGTTCACGGACGCGTTCCGGGTGGATTCCTGGCCCCAGCAGTGGACGGTGTTTTCCTTTGCCAACTACATGATCTGGGCGCCCATTTCAGCCCTGTTCCTGGGGCGCATCTCCCGCGGGTACACGGTGCGGCAATTTTTGAGCACCAACGTGATTCTGCCCGTGACCTTTGTATTTATTCACTCGTCCGTGTTCAGCGGCACCGCCATCTGGCAGCAGATCGTCGGCGGGGTGGACCTGCAGGCCAGCATTGCCACGGGCATTGATGAGGCCGTGTACATCCTGCTGGAAAATCTGCCCTTGGGCGGATTGGTGGTGCCGCTCTTTCTCTTCATCGTGCTGGTCTCCTTTGTGACGGCGGCGGACTCCTCCACCAATGCCATGGCCTCGCTGACCACCACGAACCTCACGGAAGACAATCAGGAAGCCCCGGTGTTCCTGAAAGTGGCCTGGGGAGCCATTATCGGCGCTCTGGCCTTCATTATGTTGGTGTTCTCCGGGTTGGACGGCATGAAGACCCTGACCTACCTCGGCGGTACACCCATCACCCTGGTGATTATTGGCGCGGCATTCTCCCTGGCGCGGCTCATCCGCACCGGAGACCGCTACAACAACGTGTAA